The sequence GAGCCTGGCATGCCGTCGAGTTCCCACTCGCGGCGCGGGCGCGCATCCACCCACAGCACCTTGCCCTGCCATCGCTCTATCACGGTGGCCAGGCAGATTTCGTGGGGCTTCAAATCCTCCTGGCGGCAGGGCACGTCGCGGAGTGGGGGACCCGCGATCCGGAAATTCGCGGCCGCAGCCACCAGGGAGATGGCCGCGATCACCGCGGTCTGGCCGATCACGTTCACGGCTTGGAGGCGGCTTTCGCTTCGCCCGGAAGCGGACGCCTCACCACCGCGTACGCCATCACGTCCTGGTATTTCTCCAGCTTGCAATCGGTGGCGAGGTGGAAGACGCCGAGCGCCGGCTCCTTCGTGGCCTGGGGCTTGATCACCAGCTCGTATTTCTTCCCTTCCACGAGCGTCTTCAGCTCGTGGGTGAAGGCCGTGCTGCCCGTGGTGACACCGGTGAAACGAACAGGCTCCCGCCAGTTCACGGTGAAGACGATCGACTGGGCCTTCACCTCCGAACCGGTCTCCCACTTCAGGGTCTTCGGCTCGATCGTGATCACCTCGGGAATGGTCACCTTGAGGTCGAGCTGCACGGACGGCTTGTCCTCGGGATCCCCGTCCAGCCAGATGCCGATCTGCTTCTCCACCGATCCGGTGGCAGCCGCGACATCGAAAGCCGCCTGGATGGTGCCGGATTCCCCCGGGGCATAGCTGAGCTTCTTGCCCTCCGGTCCGGAAGCGAGGCAGGAACAGGACGATTCGATGCGCTTGATCGTGACTTCCTTGTCGCCCTTGTTCGTGAAGGCGAACGAAGCGTTCACGGTTTTCGCATCGGCCTCCGCCTGGAGCACTTTCGAGGTTTCGTTGAACGAAAGCCCGCCCGCGAATGCCAGCGGCATCCCGCCGAGCCAAAGTAAAAGGAACCTGCGCATGACGGGACTAAGAGCCGCCTTTCGGCTTCGGCGCAAGTGCAACCGAGATCAACAAGCGTCCGCCGCGCCAAGCCGGGCCGAGCACGTAGAGCGGCTTTTCCGCCGATACCTCGGCGTCCGTCTTGAGCACCTTTTTCCGGCTCAACCACAGCTCCAATCCCAGGCGGGCGGAGCCACCAGTCGGCTTGCTCTGGGCTTCGAAACGCACCATCACCTCATCCGAGCCCCCGAGCGGCTGCGCCCAGTTCTCGTAGCTGCGGTAAAGCGGCTTGGTATCCACCCCGATGCCGCTGTAGTGCGCGAATTTCAGGTGCTCCTCCTTCTGAAGCTTGTCCACCGCGGCCTGGGCCAACGGCTTGGCCTTGTCTCCCGCTGCCTTCGGGTCGCCATCGGTGACATGGAAGACGCGGACCACCACGTTTCCCACCACCTCCTTGCCCGTATCCTCCTGACCGCGCGCGAAAGACGCGGCGAGGAGCATCAGGGCGGCCATGCAGCGCAGGATCATTGGGTCACGGCGGCTGGCGTTCCATCCGAGTTCGATGCGGTGGAATCGATCTCGCTACCGGGCGAAACCGACGCCGTGTCATGGAAATCGAGCGTGTCCGGAATCGCCGACACACCATCCAGCACGATCACCGTGGAAGAACCGTTGTTCCCCGAGTAATACTTCGCCTGCACCTCGTTATAGGGGGTGTAGATCACCGGCGTAGCCGCAGCCACGGTCATCGGCTCCGGAGCAGCGGCGCGGGTACCCATCCAGAAGGCGAGCGCCATGCCCGCGGCGGCGGTGGCCGGCATGAACCAGGCGGCGCGCCACCACGCGCGCTTCTCGCGCGGCTGGGGCATCACCGTCTGGTTCGCGGTGATCGCGGAGCGGATGCGGCTGTTGAAGAAATCAGCGTAGGGAGGCTCCTCCTCCCGCGGCAGCAGGGCGGACGCCTGCTTGCGCCAGCGGCGGGTTTCCTCGCGGGCGGCCAGTTGATCGGGCTGGGTGGCAGCCCATGCCTCCACGCGGGCGAACTCGTCACCTTCAAGTTCGTCCTCCAGCCACAGGGCCAGTGTCACGTCATCGGGTTTCGTATTCATCCT comes from Luteolibacter sp. LG18 and encodes:
- a CDS encoding DUF1573 domain-containing protein; this encodes MRRFLLLWLGGMPLAFAGGLSFNETSKVLQAEADAKTVNASFAFTNKGDKEVTIKRIESSCSCLASGPEGKKLSYAPGESGTIQAAFDVAAATGSVEKQIGIWLDGDPEDKPSVQLDLKVTIPEVITIEPKTLKWETGSEVKAQSIVFTVNWREPVRFTGVTTGSTAFTHELKTLVEGKKYELVIKPQATKEPALGVFHLATDCKLEKYQDVMAYAVVRRPLPGEAKAASKP